The Actinomycetota bacterium DNA window ACCGCAACGAGCTCGAGTCGCTGCTCGCGGTCGACGAGGCCGTGGAGGCGATCGTCGCCGCGCTCGAGGCGGAGGGGATCCTCGACGAGACCTACGTGATCTTCACCTCCGACAACGGCTATTTCCACGGGGAGCATCGGACGCCGGACGAGAAGATCCTCGCGTACGAGTCGGGCTCGCGCGTTCCGCTGTTGATGCGCGGGCCGGGGATCCCGGCCGGAACCGTGATCGAGGAGTTCGTCGCCAACATCGACCTGGCGCCGACCATCGTGGAAGTCGCCGATGCCACAGCGGGCCTCGCGATGGACGGCCGTTCCCTGCTGCCTTTCGCGGCCGAACCGCAGCGCCGGACGCTGCGGCCGCTCGTGATCGAGTCGTTCATGCCGGTGGGCTCGCTCCTGGAGTTCTTCCTCCAGCAGATCCCGCTGCCCGCTTCCCATTCGGTGGCGCTCCCCGGGCCCTTGGGGGACATCCCGCTCGGCAACGCGGTCCTTCCCTACCAAGCGGTCCGCACGGAGCGATACCTGTACGTCGAGTACGTCACCGGCGAACGCGAGCTGTACGACCTCGTCGAGGATCCCTGGCAGATGAGTTCGGCCCATCTCGACCCGCGATACCTCCGCACCCAGCTGGCGCTGCTGCTGACCCTCGAGCGGTTCCGTCTCTGCGCGGGCGAAGCGTGCCGCGCTGAGATAGCGCCGATCCCCGACCCGTCGTAGCGGGAGTGGCGGCCCGCCTAAGTCGCCACACTCTTCGAACGGACGCACGATGACAGGACCAGCCCTCAAACGGAGATCGTTGAGGCACAGGGCCCCGGCCGCCGCCAGGACCGGCTGACCCACGCCGATCCACCGAGGAAGCGACACGTCCACGACCGGAAATCGCGCCTTTGTTGACGGTGTTCCGAGCAGACGCGTAGACTTCGGCGACTTCTCACAACCATGAAGCGCACCTACCAGCCGCATCGGCGACGCCGCAAGCGCACCCACGGGTTTCGCGCTCGCATGCGCACGCGCGCAGGCCGCGCGGTGCTCGCCCGCCGACGCCGCAAGCAGCGCACGCGGCTCACCGTGTAGGCGCCTGGCCCGCGCTCGAGCATCGATGGGAAAGATCGGAAGGCTCACGTCGCCCGCCGACTTCCGCCGTACCTACTCCGAAGGCAAGCGAGCATCGATTGGGGCCGTCGTAGCGCATGTGCGTCCCACGAACGGATCGGGGCCGGCTCGGATCGGAGTGACGGCGGTGCGCGGTCTCGGTGGATCCGTGAGTCGCAACCGAGCCAAACGCCGTCTCCGGGAGGCCGTTCGCGCGGTGCAGGATGAGGTTCGCCCGGGATCCGATGTCGTGCTGGTCGCCTCAGCGGCAGCCACGCGGGTGGACTTCCAGGATATGGTAGATAGCATTCGCCGCGCACTTGCACAGGCCGGGGGCTGTCGGTGAAGCAGCTGATCAGGGTCCCTGCTCTGCTCGTGATAGGCATCATCCGGCTGTATCAGCTCTCGCTCGCGCGGATGATGCCGCAGCGCTGTCGGTTCCATCCCTCGTGCTCAGAGTACGCCGTCGGGTCGCTGCGCGAGAACGGGCTCATCCGCGGCGGGATGGCCGCCGGCTGGCGGGTCGTGCGCTGCGGTCCGTGGAACCGGGGCGGGCTCGACCCCGTGAAGGCTCGGGGCTCGGTTGAGGGGGCCGCTCGTGGCTGAGGCCTGGGGCGCGATCCTCCGGTTCCTCGGCTCCGTACTGTCGGCGATCTACGACGTCATCCCTTCGTACGGGGTCGCGATCATCATCCTCACCATTTTGGTTCGCGTCGTGCTGATCCCTCTGACGGTGAAGCAGATCCGGTCGATGAGCGCGATGCAGAAGATTCAGCCGGAGCTCAAGCGGCTCCAGCAGAAGCACAAGGGCGACCGGCAAAAGATGAACGAAGAATTGATGAAGCTCTACAAAGAGCACGGCGTCAACCCACTCGGTGGGTGCTTCCCTCTCCTGATGCAGGCGCCGGTTTTCATCGCGCTGTACTCCGTGCTCCGCGCGGCGGTCCCCGTGCCGGCGGTCGCGGTGAACGCCGCGACTCCCGAGGAGTTCCCGGAGAAGACCTCGATCTGTCGGCCGCTCGAACGGTCCGCTGCGTCCACCACCTTGATGTGCGAGATCACGAGCAGCGACGGCAAGACGGTCGAGCAGGAAGAGATCGAAGTGATCGACGGCCGAGCCGGAACCGGAGGTGGGTTGCCGGCCTTCGTGACCCTCTGTAAGCCGGGAGACGTTCTCATCGACGGCCAGGACGCCTTCGGCTTCCGTTGTCAGTCGCCGGTCGGCACGGGTCACTTACCGAGAGCGCAGACCGGGGAGTTCAAACCGGATTCCTTGGGCGACGCGCTCGTAAGGGACGAGGCCACGTTCTTAGGGATGCACCTCGCCTGCTCACCAACTCAAGCAACGAGCAGGACCACCATCCGCCAGTGCACGGCCGCTGAGGATGCCGCGGGTGGCGCAAGCCTGGTCGCGTACTTCGCGCTCGTCGCCCTGATGATCGGGACCACCTACTACCAGCAGAAACAGATGTCTCGTCAGGCGACCGGCCCGCAGGCCAAACAGATGCAGATGATGGGCCGCATCATGCCCGTCTTCCTCGGCTTCATCTCTCTGAGCATGCCGACCGGGGTGTTGATCTACTGGGTGATCTCTAACATCTGGACGATCGGGCAGCAGCAGTTCTTCCTGAGCAGGCAGATGATCGGTCAACCCTCCCCGCCGAGCGCCGGCGACGACGACAAGGGGAAGCCCTCCAAGCCGAAGCCCAAGCCGAAGCCCAAACCCAAGCCCAAACCCAAGCGATGAGCGAAGGGGTCGTTGCCTCCGGCCGCTCGGTCGAGGAAGCGATCGACCGAGCGCTCGAGATGCTCGGCGCGACAGACGACGAGGTCGAAGTCCAGATCCTGTCAGAGGAAGGCGCCGGCTTCGAACGCGGTGAGGCCAAGGTCAGGGTGCGCTTGCGCGACGAGCGCACCGAGGAGGACCTGGCGCTTGCCCGCGAGTCGGAGACGGCGTTCGAGCCGCCTGTTGCGACAGAGTCCCCTCTGGCGGCCGAAGAGCTCGAAGACCAAGCACAGGCAGCCGAAGAGTTCTTGCACGGGCTCATCGAAGCGATGGATCTCGATGCCGATGTCTCGACGTCGCTCACGTCCCACGCGGCACTTCTCGAGCTCACCGGAAATGAGCTTGGCCTGCTCATCGGACGCCGCGGCTCAACGCTCGAGGCGCTGCAGGAGGTCACCCGCGCGGCCGTTCAACGTCGGGTCGGCCAGCGCGCCTGGGTGAACCTCGATATCGAGGGATATCGGGCGCGACGGCGCGTGATCGTCGAGCGGAAGGCCCGGTCGCTGGCAGCGCGGGTTCGGAAGTCGGGTCGACCGCAGGAGCTCGAGCCGATGTCGGCGTACGAGCGGAAGATCGTCCATGACAGCCTGGCGGATTTCCGCGGAGTGCGCACCAGTAGTGATGGCGAGGGGCAGGAACGGCACGTCGTCATCAGCCCTGCCTAACGCAATCGCTCGAGACCTGGGCTGCGTTCGACCCCACCAAACCGGCCCATCGGTGTCCCGGCGTTAGGATGCTTCCCAAGGACACATGAGTTTCACGAGAAACATTGCCCGTGATCGGGGCGTGCTTGGCGCGTTGCTTCAGCGACTCGGCCTTCCCCTCAACTTTGCCTCTCCCCTGATGGCTCATGCCGCTGCTGTGGCCGGCGCGTCGGACCGGCTTGGTTTGGTTGCGCCTGGGGATCGAGGCTCGATGGTTGCTCGCCATACGGCGGACTCGCTGCTCTTCGCTCTGGCGCGCCCACCGATCCCGGGGGAAACCTGGGTGGACGTCGGGTCTGGGGCGGGGTTCCCAGGTCTGGTCCTTGCCTGCTGCTATCCGGAAACGAGGTTCACGCTGATCGAACCGAGCGAACGGCGGGCCGGATTCCTCGAGCTGCAGTTGGCCGGCCTCGGTCTCGCGAACGTGGAGGTCGTGGCCCGGCGCCTCGAGGATGTGTCGGGCGCCTTCGATATCGGGGTCGCCCGAGCTTTTCAGGCTCCTTCTCTCGCCCTCCGCAGCATGATTACGCTGGTAAAGGTGGGTGGCCGAGTGATCGTCGCCGCCGGCCCTCACGAGGCCGTCCCGGCGGGAGCGACGGCCGTCACGCTCGAGCGTCTCGGCGACGTTGACTCGCCGGGCGTGCTCTTTATGATGAGCCGCGAGGTATGACTCCACTTCCTGGCAGTCTCTACCATATCGAGCGGCAGACCCAGGCCGCTTCTTCACCAGTATCTGCCAGTTTTCACGGCATCTTTGCGTTCACGAACCAAAAGGGCGGGGTCGGGAAGACCACGACGGCAGTGAACCTCGCGGCGTGCCTGGCCGACGAAGGCATCCGGACATTGCTCGTCGATCTCGACCCGCAGGGGAACGCGAGCACGGGTGTCGGCGTCGACCGTCGCGCCGTTAAGGTCGGAACCTACGAAGTGCTCGGCGGGTTGGATCCGGCCGAAGGAATCATCGAGACTCCCATCGAGCGTCTCTCCGTGCTGCCGTCGACGATCGATCTTGCGGGAGCGGAGATCGAACTCGTTGCCGCGTTCGCGCGCGAGTCCAAGCTTCGCGGCTGCCTCTCCGGTTTGCGCGACCGGTACGACGCCATCCTCATCGACTCGCCGCCCTCACTCGGCCTGCTGACGATCAACGCGCTCGTCGCAGCCGACGCGATCGTCGTGCCCGTGCAATGCGAGTACTACGCGCTGGAGGGCCTCGGGCAACTGCTGCGGACGATCGACCTCGTGCGCGACGGCCTCAACCCGGCGCTGCGCATCGCCGGTGTCGTCCTCACGATGTTCGATGCGCGCACGCGGCTCGCCGAGCAAGTCGTCGCGGAGGTTCGCCGTCATTTCGGCGACGCGGTGTTCAAGACGGTCATCCCACGGAGCGTCCGGCTTTCGGAAGCGCCGGGGTTCGGACGGCCGATCACGCGCTACGACCCGGCGACGCGCGGCGCCGTCGCCTATCGGGATCTGGCGCGCGAGTTCATCACCCGATGGAGCACGGAAGGCAAGGTCGGAACTCCGGCGGCTCCGGAGGGGAATGCACCCGATGGTTCGCCGGCCGGCTCACCGATGCGCGAGGAGGATCGACCATGAACGCAAGCGACGGATACGACACGCGTCCGCGCGGCGGCCTCGGGCGCGGGCTGAGCGCGTTGCTTCAAACTCCTTCGACATCGCTGCGTGAGGTTGCGCTCGACGATATCGCGCCGAACCCTCGACAGCCGCGATCAGAGTTCGACGACGAGGCGCTCGACACGCTCGCCGCGTCGATCCGAGCGGTCGGCGTACTGCAGCCGGTCATCGTGCGGTCTCGCGACGGCGGGGGATTCGAGCTGGTGGTCGGGGAGCGGCGGTGGCGGGCGGCCCGCCGTGCCGGTCTGCAGCGCATCCCGGCGATCGTCCGTGAGACCGGCGACGGAGAGCTCCTGCGAGACGCGCTCATCGAGAATCTTCACCGCGAGGACCTGAATCCGCTGGAGGAGGCGGCCGCGTACCGCCAGCTGCTCGACGACATCGGGCTCACCCATGAGGAGCTCGCCGAGCGAGTGGGCCGAAGCCGCGCCGCGATAACGAACGCGCTTCGCCTGCTCGGACTCTCAGCGACGGTGCAGGTCCGGATCGCCGGAGGGACGCTGAGCGCAGCGCACGGGCGAGCGCTCGCCGGCCTCGCAGATCACGAGCACCAGGAAGGCGCAGCGCAGCGGGTCGTCGCGCAGAACCTCAGCGTCCGGCAAACGGAAGATCTCGTCCGCCGGCTCGTCGAGGGCGGTGCCGGCCTGAAGACGCGTGCTGCGAGCTCACGCGTGAACCGCCCGCCGGGGATATTGGAAGTCGAGAAACGCCTTTCCGATATGCTGGAGACGCGTGTGAACGTCGCGCTCGGACGTCGCCGCGGACGGCTCACCATCGAGTTCGCCGACCTCTCCGACCTCGACCGGATATGGCGTGTGATCGCACGCGACGACGCCTGACGAGACGTTAGGAGGATCCCGTGGAGTTCCGCCGGATCGATCGGTTGCCGCCGTACGTCTTCAACGTCGTGAACGACTTGAAGGCAGCGGCTCGCCGAGCCGGCGAGGACATCATCGATCTCGGGATGGGGAACCCGGATCTCGGGTCGCCGCACCAGGTGGTCGACAAGCTCGTCGAGGCGGCGCAGAACCCCAAGAATCACCGCTACTCGTCGAGCAAAGGCCTGCCGAAGCTGCGGAAGGCGATGAGCGACTGGTACGAGCGCCGGTTCGGTGTGACGCTCGACCCGGACGGCGAAGTGGTGCAGACGATCGGCGCGAAGGAAGGTATCTCGCACCTCGCGTGGGCGCTGGTCCAGCCGGGTGATACCTGTCTGGTCCCCGAGCCGACGTATCCGATCCACACGTTCTCGCTTGCGCTCGCCGGCGCCGACGTGCACGCCGTTCCGCTCGGCCCCGAAGAGGACTTCTTCGCGAACCTGCTCGAGGGATACGAACGCACGTGGCCGCGCCCGCGCATGGTCCTGACCAGCTTCCCGCACAATCCGACGACCACGTGCGTCG harbors:
- the rpmH gene encoding 50S ribosomal protein L34, whose translation is MKRTYQPHRRRRKRTHGFRARMRTRAGRAVLARRRRKQRTRLTV
- the yidD gene encoding membrane protein insertion efficiency factor YidD — protein: MKQLIRVPALLVIGIIRLYQLSLARMMPQRCRFHPSCSEYAVGSLRENGLIRGGMAAGWRVVRCGPWNRGGLDPVKARGSVEGAARG
- a CDS encoding YidC/Oxa1 family membrane protein insertase, which translates into the protein MAEAWGAILRFLGSVLSAIYDVIPSYGVAIIILTILVRVVLIPLTVKQIRSMSAMQKIQPELKRLQQKHKGDRQKMNEELMKLYKEHGVNPLGGCFPLLMQAPVFIALYSVLRAAVPVPAVAVNAATPEEFPEKTSICRPLERSAASTTLMCEITSSDGKTVEQEEIEVIDGRAGTGGGLPAFVTLCKPGDVLIDGQDAFGFRCQSPVGTGHLPRAQTGEFKPDSLGDALVRDEATFLGMHLACSPTQATSRTTIRQCTAAEDAAGGASLVAYFALVALMIGTTYYQQKQMSRQATGPQAKQMQMMGRIMPVFLGFISLSMPTGVLIYWVISNIWTIGQQQFFLSRQMIGQPSPPSAGDDDKGKPSKPKPKPKPKPKPKPKR
- the jag gene encoding RNA-binding cell elongation regulator Jag/EloR — its product is MSEGVVASGRSVEEAIDRALEMLGATDDEVEVQILSEEGAGFERGEAKVRVRLRDERTEEDLALARESETAFEPPVATESPLAAEELEDQAQAAEEFLHGLIEAMDLDADVSTSLTSHAALLELTGNELGLLIGRRGSTLEALQEVTRAAVQRRVGQRAWVNLDIEGYRARRRVIVERKARSLAARVRKSGRPQELEPMSAYERKIVHDSLADFRGVRTSSDGEGQERHVVISPA
- a CDS encoding RsmG family class I SAM-dependent methyltransferase, which codes for MAHAAAVAGASDRLGLVAPGDRGSMVARHTADSLLFALARPPIPGETWVDVGSGAGFPGLVLACCYPETRFTLIEPSERRAGFLELQLAGLGLANVEVVARRLEDVSGAFDIGVARAFQAPSLALRSMITLVKVGGRVIVAAGPHEAVPAGATAVTLERLGDVDSPGVLFMMSREV
- a CDS encoding ParA family protein, whose product is MTPLPGSLYHIERQTQAASSPVSASFHGIFAFTNQKGGVGKTTTAVNLAACLADEGIRTLLVDLDPQGNASTGVGVDRRAVKVGTYEVLGGLDPAEGIIETPIERLSVLPSTIDLAGAEIELVAAFARESKLRGCLSGLRDRYDAILIDSPPSLGLLTINALVAADAIVVPVQCEYYALEGLGQLLRTIDLVRDGLNPALRIAGVVLTMFDARTRLAEQVVAEVRRHFGDAVFKTVIPRSVRLSEAPGFGRPITRYDPATRGAVAYRDLAREFITRWSTEGKVGTPAAPEGNAPDGSPAGSPMREEDRP
- a CDS encoding ParB/RepB/Spo0J family partition protein, whose translation is MNASDGYDTRPRGGLGRGLSALLQTPSTSLREVALDDIAPNPRQPRSEFDDEALDTLAASIRAVGVLQPVIVRSRDGGGFELVVGERRWRAARRAGLQRIPAIVRETGDGELLRDALIENLHREDLNPLEEAAAYRQLLDDIGLTHEELAERVGRSRAAITNALRLLGLSATVQVRIAGGTLSAAHGRALAGLADHEHQEGAAQRVVAQNLSVRQTEDLVRRLVEGGAGLKTRAASSRVNRPPGILEVEKRLSDMLETRVNVALGRRRGRLTIEFADLSDLDRIWRVIARDDA